A stretch of DNA from Bacillus sp. NP157:
TGGAACCGGCAGTTGGCCCCAAGCAGGGGGCTCAGCCACCGCTTGTAGAACGTCAACAGGAAGAGGAGGAGGCGGGTCACTTTCTCTCAGGCCAGGTGGGTGCCGGCATCGGGCGCCACACAGTATCCCAGAAGACAGGTTGCTGGGGTAACGCATCTGGGCTATAACACCCCGCCGCCACGGCCACCGAGGTGAAGGAAATGGCGAAAGTCGCTCGTAGTTCCACCGTTGCCACGGCAGCCGCCAAGAAGGGCGGGGCAGGTGACGCGAAGAAGGCCAGGACGGCAACGGCCGGGGCAAAAGCGCCCGCGAAGGTGACGGTCCGCGCAGCGGCCAAGCCGGCCGCGAAGACAGCGAAACCGGTGGCCAAGGCCGCCCCGAAGAAAGCTGCGGCGCCTGCGACCAAGGCGGCCGCCAAGCCAGCTCCCAAGCCCGCCGCCGCCAAGAAGGCGCCGGCCAAGGCCGCACCTGCTCCAGCACCGAAGGCGGTGGCCAAGGCCCCCGCGAAAGCCGTGACGAAGGCCGTGGCCCCCAAGCCCGCGCCCGCCCCGGCGAAGAAAACCGCAGCGCCGGCCAAGCCCGCCGCCGCGAAAGCATCCACGAAGCAGCAGGTGAAGGCGACGCCGCCACCCGCTGCGGCACCGGCACCCGCGGCGAAAGCCGCCAGGGTCGCCAGCGAACCCGTGAAGCCCGCAGCTGGGCGCACGGCGTCCGCCGTCGGTGCCGCCTCCCCATCCAGAAACGAGAAGTCCGCGCACGCCAGCATGAACAGCACCACTCTTGAAAACGGAATCACGCGCGAAGACGGCCGCTATGCGCTGCCGGCTTCTACCATCATCGACCTGCCGAAGGGCTACCGCCCGGGCAACGATGAGGAATACATGAACCCCAAGCATCTCGCTTACTTCCGCAACAAGCTGAAGGAATGGCGAGAGCAGCTGGTCGAGGAATCGCGCCAGACCATGGACAACCTCCGCGAGGAAGTCCGTGACGTTGGCGACGAAGCCGAGCGTGCCACCCGCGAGACCGAAAACTCGCTGGAACTGCGCACGCGCGACCGCTACCGCAAGCTGATCTCCAAGATCGACAAGGCCCTGCGCCGCATCGAAGAAGGCCGCTACGGCTTCTGCGAAGAGACCGACGAGGAAATCGGCGTGGACCGCCTCGACGCGCGTCCCATCGCCACCCTGTCGCTCGACGCACAGGAACGCCGCGAGCACCTGCAGAAGCAGATGGGCGACTAACCGTCACCCGTCCCGTAGTACGAAAGAGCCCCGCCAAGCGGGGCTTTTTTTCGCCTGCCCCCCCTGTAGGAGCGCGCCTGCGCGCGACCAACCGCGGCCCTGACGCCTACTCGCCGCCGCTGTGATCCTCGTACCACGCGTCGGTGAGGAACTCCGAAGGGACAGTATCGACTGCGGGATCAAGCCCTCGTCCCCTGAGACGAGCTAACCACTCATGCCGTAAGGTCTCGGGGAGCCGGTGTCCGCTCCAGGGGCAGAAGGAAATCCGAATGTAACTGCTCCCACCGTCCAGGACGGACAGACCGTACTCCCTGAACTTTTCAACGAAGACCACCGAGGATTCATAGTCTTCGCAAGCAGCCTGCA
This window harbors:
- the dksA gene encoding RNA polymerase-binding protein DksA encodes the protein MNSTTLENGITREDGRYALPASTIIDLPKGYRPGNDEEYMNPKHLAYFRNKLKEWREQLVEESRQTMDNLREEVRDVGDEAERATRETENSLELRTRDRYRKLISKIDKALRRIEEGRYGFCEETDEEIGVDRLDARPIATLSLDAQERREHLQKQMGD